The DNA window GCGGCCGTCCTGCGGCAGCCGCCGCTCGGCGATGTCCATTTCCGCCAGGATTTTCAGGCGGGCGATTACGGCGGCCTGCATCTTCCGCGGCGGCGGAACCATTTCCGTCAAAATGCCGTCCACCCGCATCCGAATCGTCATTCCGTGCTCCTGCGGCTCTACGTGAATGTCGCTGGCGCGGCTTTTGATTGCGTGGCTGAGCATCAAATCGACAAAGCGAACGACCGGTGCCTCTTCCGCCTCCGCCTCCGAGATAATCTGGCCGGCCGTCTGAGAGCTTTCTTCCTCCTCATCCTCTGTGCTGATTTCCAGTTCCACCAGGTCGCGCATCTGCTGCTGGTCCAGGTCGCTGCCGTGGTAAATCTGGTCAATCAGATGCAGAATTTGTTTTTCCGAAGCCACCAGCGGCCTGACCGGCTTTTTCAGCTTGAACGAAACCGTATCCAGGGCAATCACATTCAGCGGGTCTGCCATCGCCAGCTCAATTCCCTGCGGGCCTTCCCGAACGGCAGCGACGCAGAAGCGCCTGGCCAGGGTCTCCGGAATGCTGCGGGCCACGTCCATCTGAACGATGGACAAATCATCCAGCAGGATGAAATCGACATTCAGGAATTTTCCGAGGGCCTGGGCGGCCTGTACATCCGTCAGAACGCCCATATCCACCAGAATCTGGCCCAGCCGCTTGTCGGCGGTTTTCTGGGACTCAAGGGCTTTTTGCAGCGTTTCTGCCGAGAGCAATCCCTGTTCAAGCAGCCATTCCCCGAATTGGCCTGTGCTCGGCTGAGGGCCTTCCAGCGACAGCGTCGAAATGTCCGGATTCTGCGGTTTCATTTTGTTTTCTGAATTTCCAGGTTCTGTACAATGGATTGTGTCTGAGATTTTTGAATCGACGGCAGCAGCGGCTGAAGCACATCCGCCAGCTGGGGGCCGTCCACCGGTTTGGCCAGAAAGGCGTCAAAAAGCTCCTCGAACAGAGCAGCTTGGCCTTCCGCAAACGTTCCGGCTGACAGAGCGATCATCGGAGTTTGAAGCCCTATCTCCCGCAGCTGTCGAGCAGCCTGCAGTCCGCTGATGTCCGGCAGCTGGATGTCCATCAGGATAACGTCGAAGTCAATTCGGCAGGCCGTCTTCACCGCCGCCTGACCGCTGCCGACGGCCGTTACGTCCAAACCGAGATTTTCGAGCATCAGGGTCAGCACCGTTCGGTTGGATTCTTCATCTTCGACCAGCAGCACCCGCCCGACGTATCGTTTGTTCTCAAAGAGATTTTCGTGCCTTTCGTTTTGTTCCGGATGAGGCGGGAAGGAAAGCATCCGGGATTTCTGAACAGCCGGTTCCGCCGAAAGCACAATCGAGAAGGTTGACCCGGCTCCCGGTCTGGATGTGATTTCGAGCTGTCCGTTCAGCAGATGCACCAGCTGGCGGGTCATCGGCAGCAGTCCGCATCCGTGTGCTCCCGGAAGAATGCCTGCGGTCAATCCCCCGGCCTGCCGAGTGGGGTCGAAGAGTTCAGACCAATGCTCTGTTGAAATTGCCAGTCCGGTATCGCTCAGGTCAAAGCGAATGACGGACTGAGAGCCGAGCGAATCCATCCTCACCCGAAGTTCGATTTGTCCCTGCTGGGTAAATTGAATGGCGTTGCCGGCCAGATTCAGCAGGCATCGCATCAGACGGGCTCGATCGGTTCGCAGGAAGGCGGGCACATTCTCTTCAACGGTGATGGAAAAAGACAACCCTTTGCTGACGGCGGCTCGGCTGAGAATGCTTTCCATTTCTTCTATCAGGTCAGCCAGGTCGCATTCTGCAAAGTTAGGCTTGAGTGTGCCTCTTTCCAGCCGTACGAAGTCCACGACATCATTGACAATGCAGGACAGCCCTTTTCCGGCTCGGTGGATTTCGGCGACATATTCCCGCTGGGTGTCGGTTAAGTCTTCAGCAGCCAATAGATTGCAAAAGCCGATAACGGCATTAGATAACGTGCGGATTTGGTAAGCCAGCTGGTCGAATAAGCCGGCGGAAAAACTCTCTCTGTCCACAGCCGTCTGGAACGAGGATTCGGCGGGCAAAGCGGATAAAACAGGATTTTTCAAGTCTTCTATGGCCATGTTTTTTAGGGTTCTGTTTATTCTCCTATTTTTCGCAGTCTTTTTCGGTGTAAGACGGCAATATCTGTTTTTTTTTCGGCGTTCTTCTCTTTGTGTTTAACGAAAAAATAATGCGGCAGAAGAAAGTTCAAATGAGCGGTCAGGATTCGCTGCAGAAGTTCTCGGCCGGCAATTTCTGGTATAGAGGGAGTTGTGGATAAGACGGAAAAGACAATTTTTATCGGACTTTCAGCCGTTTTGGCGGTTTTGACAGCTCTTCTTATCTGTGGAAGCGGTTTTTTAAGCCCCTCCAGGGATGTGAATCCGTTTGACCTGCAGCAGGTAAGAACGGTCCGGATTGTTATGGCCGAGAAGGATTGGAAATGGCTTTTGGCCAATCCGATGTCCGAAAAATATGTCCGGGCCGATTTTTGGTTCGACGGCCGAAAGTTTTCGAATGTGGCCGTTCGCCCCAAGGGCAACTCTTCCCTAATGTCGGTGGCGGCAAGCGGCTCGAAGCGATTGAGTCTGAAGATTGATTTTAACTTTTTTAATAGCGCTCAGACTTTCTATGGAGTCAAAAAGCTGTGCCTGAACAACGGGTTTTCAGACCCGACCTTTATTCGGGAAGTGCTCAGTTACGAAATCTTCAAAGAGATGGGACTTCCGACCCCGCGATGTGCCTTTGCAGATGTATATGTAAATAATGAGCATCTCGGGCTTTATACCCAGGTGGAGGCGATTGATAAAACCTTTCTGGCTCGACATTTCGACAATCCGCACGGCAATCTGTACAAGCCGGAAATCGGAGCGGCGCTGCTGAACTGGACAAAGGAAGATGTGGACAAACAGGCGGAAAATCCATTTTTCACCTCGCGGGAAAATCCCAACGACCCGCTGGCGGTGCGCCTGGGCGGCAGACGGCTCAGCGACCTGCTCGAACTGCTCGAGCGGGAAAATACTCCGCTGGAGGAACTGCTCAGCCGACAGGCCGCCGGGCCGTTTGGCGGGCCTTTTGGAAGGGGATTCGGCGGGCCGGGACCCGGAGGGGGATTTGGTCCCAATCCGGGAAATCAGCCGCAAGGCGGATTTGGCGGACCTCCTCCGGGGGGATTTGTTCCAGACCCGAATCGTCCGTTTCCTCCAGGGAATGTTCCGGCGCCTGCCGGGCCTTTCGGTCCTCCTCCGGGCGGTTTTTGGGGGCCGCCCGGTGCATTCAGAGCGGACCCGAATAATCCAATGAGACCCCCGATGGGGCCGCCGGGTGTTTTCCCGCAAGGGCCGGGAATGCCGCCTCCGTTTGCGGCGGGCGGACGATTTGACCCGAATAATCCTCCGATGGGCTTCGGACGCCGAGGAGGCCGAGGATTCGGCGGACCGCCGGGTCTGGGCGGCGGACCCGGGTTTCGATGGGGGAATCTTCTGGATGCCGTCGGATTGAAAACCAACGAAAACAAGGCCGACCATACGGCTCTGTTTCGACTGCTGGAGGTTCTGAACAAGTGCCCCGATGAGACCTTCCCGCAGGAGATTGAGAAGGTGCTGGATGTGGACCAGGTGCTGCGGTATCTGGCGGTTTCCGTGATGATTGTGCATTTGGACAACTATATCGGGATGGGGCACAATTATTATCTGTACGAGACGAACGGACGTTTTACGATTCTGCCGTGGGATTTGAATATGACCTTCGGGACCTTTGGAATGGGACTTGTGCGGGATGCGGCTGATTTTTATATTGACGAACCGGTGATCAATTTCTTTGAATCCCGTCCGCTGGTGTATCGCCTTTTGTCTTATCCCCCTTACAGGGAGCGATACCGTCAGTATTTAAAAGACCTGCTGGACGGCCCCTTTGCAGAGGGAGTATTAGAAGAGCGGATTGACCGTCTGGCGGCGCTGGTGCGTCCGTATGTGGAGAAAGATGAACTGAAATTTTTCACGCTTGAGGATTTTGAAAAAGGGCTCAATGAGGGTTCTGCTTTCGGCGGCGGCTGGGGCGGCTGGATGAGGCCGCCGGCGGGCAATCAGAATCCGCCCGGGCCGATGGAGCCCCAGGGTCAGCGGCCGGCTCCGGAGGAGAGAGCTGCCGGCGGCGGGCGATTCGGCTTTGGACGGCGCGGTCCCGGATTCGGCGGCCCTCCCGGAATGCAGGCCCCGGGGTTAAAATCGTTTATCGCCAAACGGCGGCTGTCCGTCCGCAGACAGCTGAGCGGGGAAATCCCCTCCAGGCCGACCGAAGAGGAGCGTCAGCAGATGATGCCGAGATTTCCGGGAATGCCGCCGATACAGGAGGGCAATCGATGAAGGGATTTCTGAATTTTTTCAGAAGGCCGGCCGAGCAGACGAGCGAATTGGACGGCTGGCGAATGGAACGAAAATTTTTTATTCCGGAGGGAAAAATTGAGTGGGCGGCGGGTCTGCTGCGGCATTGCTGCCCGCCGGACCGGCAGTATCCGAAAGGGGTGATTCATTCCCTTTATTTCGATACGGAGGATTTGGAGGATTATGAGGATTCGCAGCAGGGCAGCCGGCATCGGAAGAAAATCCGTATCCGCTGGTATGAGCCGCTGCCGCAGGAAGGCAATGCAGCAGTTTTTGCGGAATTAAAAATCAAAAACGGTTTTGCCGGACAAAAAAAGCGGCAGGTCTTTTCCGTGCCGGTCGAAACACTTCGAGGAGAACAGTGGAAAAAAGGAATCCTGCCGGCTCCGGTGCTGCTGAATACACTGGCTCAATTCGGCGTCTTTCCAACGGAACGGCTGCTGCCGGTCATTCGGATTTCCTACCATCGGCTTCGATTTACTGACCTGATGACCGGAGCCCGTGTGTCGCTGGATTGGCGGATTGAGTCCACACCGGCCGATTCGGTTTGGTCGGGCTCGGAAGAGACGCTTCGAATGGAAGGAGCAGTTGTGGAAGTCAAGGGACGTTCAGCGGAGCTGAGTGAA is part of the Anaerohalosphaeraceae bacterium genome and encodes:
- a CDS encoding response regulator codes for the protein MAIEDLKNPVLSALPAESSFQTAVDRESFSAGLFDQLAYQIRTLSNAVIGFCNLLAAEDLTDTQREYVAEIHRAGKGLSCIVNDVVDFVRLERGTLKPNFAECDLADLIEEMESILSRAAVSKGLSFSITVEENVPAFLRTDRARLMRCLLNLAGNAIQFTQQGQIELRVRMDSLGSQSVIRFDLSDTGLAISTEHWSELFDPTRQAGGLTAGILPGAHGCGLLPMTRQLVHLLNGQLEITSRPGAGSTFSIVLSAEPAVQKSRMLSFPPHPEQNERHENLFENKRYVGRVLLVEDEESNRTVLTLMLENLGLDVTAVGSGQAAVKTACRIDFDVILMDIQLPDISGLQAARQLREIGLQTPMIALSAGTFAEGQAALFEELFDAFLAKPVDGPQLADVLQPLLPSIQKSQTQSIVQNLEIQKTK
- a CDS encoding CotH kinase family protein, with the protein product MDKTEKTIFIGLSAVLAVLTALLICGSGFLSPSRDVNPFDLQQVRTVRIVMAEKDWKWLLANPMSEKYVRADFWFDGRKFSNVAVRPKGNSSLMSVAASGSKRLSLKIDFNFFNSAQTFYGVKKLCLNNGFSDPTFIREVLSYEIFKEMGLPTPRCAFADVYVNNEHLGLYTQVEAIDKTFLARHFDNPHGNLYKPEIGAALLNWTKEDVDKQAENPFFTSRENPNDPLAVRLGGRRLSDLLELLERENTPLEELLSRQAAGPFGGPFGRGFGGPGPGGGFGPNPGNQPQGGFGGPPPGGFVPDPNRPFPPGNVPAPAGPFGPPPGGFWGPPGAFRADPNNPMRPPMGPPGVFPQGPGMPPPFAAGGRFDPNNPPMGFGRRGGRGFGGPPGLGGGPGFRWGNLLDAVGLKTNENKADHTALFRLLEVLNKCPDETFPQEIEKVLDVDQVLRYLAVSVMIVHLDNYIGMGHNYYLYETNGRFTILPWDLNMTFGTFGMGLVRDAADFYIDEPVINFFESRPLVYRLLSYPPYRERYRQYLKDLLDGPFAEGVLEERIDRLAALVRPYVEKDELKFFTLEDFEKGLNEGSAFGGGWGGWMRPPAGNQNPPGPMEPQGQRPAPEERAAGGGRFGFGRRGPGFGGPPGMQAPGLKSFIAKRRLSVRRQLSGEIPSRPTEEERQQMMPRFPGMPPIQEGNR
- a CDS encoding VTC domain-containing protein gives rise to the protein MKGFLNFFRRPAEQTSELDGWRMERKFFIPEGKIEWAAGLLRHCCPPDRQYPKGVIHSLYFDTEDLEDYEDSQQGSRHRKKIRIRWYEPLPQEGNAAVFAELKIKNGFAGQKKRQVFSVPVETLRGEQWKKGILPAPVLLNTLAQFGVFPTERLLPVIRISYHRLRFTDLMTGARVSLDWRIESTPADSVWSGSEETLRMEGAVVEVKGRSAELSEPLRSLTLLETDWTRCSKYACCLAAHLEEPGSFGQTMLSGRASRNDLK